One Panicum virgatum strain AP13 chromosome 3N, P.virgatum_v5, whole genome shotgun sequence DNA segment encodes these proteins:
- the LOC120666516 gene encoding osmotin-like protein, which produces MAPATAKLLSLAFLLLAAASSTPAVATTLTLHNLCPYPVWPLVTPNTGFPSISDNTGRLDGGGRGLVSFHFPPSFWAGRVVARTGCGGSACETGGSPPATVVQLTVHAEGQDLAAYSVSLVDGFNVAAVVSPQAVGSGQCPALGCAADLNAGCPRAQRVVGARGEVVACRGPAGYFKERCPLTRTTPADVEPVQQRCFGPGELKVVFCQPAMVNAAAAVAGDGEATGYIRTVVADN; this is translated from the coding sequence ATGGCGCCAGCGACGGCCAAGCTTCTCTccctcgccttcctcctcctcgcggcggccTCGTCGACACCGGCGGTGGCCACCACGCTGACGCTCCACAACCTCTGCCCGTACCCAGTGTGGCCGCTGGTAACCCCGAACACCGGCTTCCCTTCCATCTCCGACAACACGGGccgcctggacggcggcgggcgcggcctcGTCTCCTTCCACTTCCCGCCAAGCTTCTGGGCGGGCCGCGTGGTGGCGCGCacgggctgcggcggcagcgcgtgCGAGACTggcggctcgccgccggcgacggtggTGCAGCTGACGGTGCACGCGGAGGGCCAGGACCTGGCGGCGTACAGCGTAAGCCTGGTGGACGGGTTCAACGTCGCCGCCGTGGTGAGCCCGCAGGCGGTGGGCAGCGGGCAGTGCCCCGCCCTCGGGTGCGCGGCGGACCTGAACGCCGGGTGCCCCCGCGCGCAGCGCGTGGTCGGGGCccgcggcgaggtggtggcgtGCCGGGGCCCCGCGGGGTACTTCAAGGAGCGGTGCCCGCTGACGCGCACCACGCCCGCCGACGTGGAGCCCGTGCAGCAGCGGTGCTTCGGCCCCGGCGAGCTCAAGGTCGTCTTCTGCCAGCCCGCCATGGTGaacgccgccgcagccgtcgccggcgacggcgaggccacGGGGTACATCCGCACCGTCGTCGCCGACAACTAG